Proteins encoded by one window of Primulina huaijiensis isolate GDHJ02 chromosome 1, ASM1229523v2, whole genome shotgun sequence:
- the LOC140974079 gene encoding nuclear pore complex protein NUP58-like isoform X2 produces MAFSFTPQPQQQQSPFQSPLNQPNPFQQTTPSQPQQQPQSPFQFQLQQSQPQPQLQQPHPQQPQTQQQLYLLTNDKAPATYITKWAELHPDSQKVLHQIEERILGYRDESQRLDQCSRLYDSSISNNGFENDASSIMQELGGISVAIDRQKAILQKLMTVVKDMLRNTEGAVRSFMILQPRFLHQNKTAAASASAPSQTLGAMTTQTSSGHAAANNLLPVLDFYSGVPKKPSPFLHQTVARFEKYISECRQWIEELEQLLFLDEKNSCNPSSSLLQSLPKVLANVHDYFVHVAAKVESIHQYIESMKTAYLADQRRRGEGNNPFLEADRRETAKQEAASRRIHPTLHLPAVSNPTAQATGPLNNSAAPVSSMTTSAPAAVYASSGSASSLFSTPSIATSSPSLFSTPTSSAPVLSLLGTTASPQSSPFSSLSASSSAFPISTPLFSSTPASGVSTFSTPFATGAATGSGASFGTLSKARAKSRTGRR; encoded by the exons ATGGCATTCTCGTTCACTCCACAGCCACAGCAGCAGCAATCCCCTTTCCAGTCTCCGCTCAACCAACCCAATCCTTTCCAACAGACTACCCCATCGCAACCCCAACAGCAGCCTCAATCCCCGTTCCAGTTTCAACTCCAACAGTCACAACCGCAGCCGCAGCTCCAGCAACCGCACCCTCAGCAACCTCAGACACAGCAGCAGCTTTATCTTCTAACTAATGATAAAGCTCCCGCAACTTACATTACCAAATGGGCGGAGCTCCATCCCGACTCTCAAAAAGTTCTCCATCAAATTGA GGAGAGAATTTTGGGATACAGAGATGAGAGTCAGCGACTGGATCAGTGTAGCCGGCTCTATGATTCATCCATTTCCAACAACGGGTTTGAGAACGATGCCAGCTCTATCATGCAG GAACTTGGAGGAATTAGTGTAGCTATAGATAGACAGAAGGCGATTCTACAAAAGCTAATGACTGTTGTCAAAGATATGCTACGAAACACAGAAGGGGCTGTCCGTTCCTTTATGATTTTACAGCCCAGATTTCTTCACCAAAATAAAACGGCTGCTGCAAGTGCTTCTGCACCATCCCAAACTTTAGGAGCAATGACCACACAAACTTCAAGTGGTCATGCTGCGGCAAATAATTTACTGCCAGTACTTGATTTCTACAGTGGTGTACCAAAGAAGCCATCTCCCTTCTTGCACCAAACTGTTGCGAGATTTGAGAAGTATATTTCAGAGTGTCGTCAATGGATCGAAGAGTTGGAGCAGTTGCTTTTTTTAGATGAAAAGAACTCTTGCAATCCAAGTTCTTCGCTGTTACAATCCCTGCCTAAAGTCTTGGCAAATGTACATGACTATTTTGTTCATGTTGCAGCAAAG GTTGAAAGTATTCATCAGTATATTGAATCCATGAAAACCGCATATCTTGCTGACCAGCGCCGTCGAGGGGAGGGCAACAATCCATTTCTCGAGGCTGATCGACGGGAAACAGCTAAACAGGAGGCTGCCTCTCGAAGGATACACCCAACTCTTCACTTACCTGCAGTTTCAAATCCAACTGCTCAAGCTACTGGACCATTAAACAACTCAGCTGCACCTGTCTCATCAATGACAACCAGTGCTCCTGCTGCTGTATATGCTTCGAGTGGAAGTGCATCCTCACTCTTTTCTACTCCATCAATTGCGACATCATCTCCTTCTCTATTCTCCACTCCCACATCTTCTGCTCCAGTTTTGTCTTTGTTAGGAACCACAGCTTCCCCCCAGTCATCACCATTTAGTTCCTTATCTGCGTCATCCTCAGcatttcccatttccactcccTTGTTTAGTTCAACCCCAGCTTCTGGAGTCTCAACGTTTTCAACACCTTTTGCTACAG GTGCCGCAACTGGATCAGGAGCCAGCTTTGGGACTTTATCT AAGGCGAGAGCAAAAAGCCGCACTGGGCGTCGCTGA
- the LOC140974079 gene encoding nuclear pore complex protein NUP58-like isoform X1, with amino-acid sequence MAFSFTPQPQQQQSPFQSPLNQPNPFQQTTPSQPQQQPQSPFQFQLQQSQPQPQLQQPHPQQPQTQQQLYLLTNDKAPATYITKWAELHPDSQKVLHQIEERILGYRDESQRLDQCSRLYDSSISNNGFENDASSIMQQELGGISVAIDRQKAILQKLMTVVKDMLRNTEGAVRSFMILQPRFLHQNKTAAASASAPSQTLGAMTTQTSSGHAAANNLLPVLDFYSGVPKKPSPFLHQTVARFEKYISECRQWIEELEQLLFLDEKNSCNPSSSLLQSLPKVLANVHDYFVHVAAKVESIHQYIESMKTAYLADQRRRGEGNNPFLEADRRETAKQEAASRRIHPTLHLPAVSNPTAQATGPLNNSAAPVSSMTTSAPAAVYASSGSASSLFSTPSIATSSPSLFSTPTSSAPVLSLLGTTASPQSSPFSSLSASSSAFPISTPLFSSTPASGVSTFSTPFATGAATGSGASFGTLSKARAKSRTGRR; translated from the exons ATGGCATTCTCGTTCACTCCACAGCCACAGCAGCAGCAATCCCCTTTCCAGTCTCCGCTCAACCAACCCAATCCTTTCCAACAGACTACCCCATCGCAACCCCAACAGCAGCCTCAATCCCCGTTCCAGTTTCAACTCCAACAGTCACAACCGCAGCCGCAGCTCCAGCAACCGCACCCTCAGCAACCTCAGACACAGCAGCAGCTTTATCTTCTAACTAATGATAAAGCTCCCGCAACTTACATTACCAAATGGGCGGAGCTCCATCCCGACTCTCAAAAAGTTCTCCATCAAATTGA GGAGAGAATTTTGGGATACAGAGATGAGAGTCAGCGACTGGATCAGTGTAGCCGGCTCTATGATTCATCCATTTCCAACAACGGGTTTGAGAACGATGCCAGCTCTATCATGCAG CAGGAACTTGGAGGAATTAGTGTAGCTATAGATAGACAGAAGGCGATTCTACAAAAGCTAATGACTGTTGTCAAAGATATGCTACGAAACACAGAAGGGGCTGTCCGTTCCTTTATGATTTTACAGCCCAGATTTCTTCACCAAAATAAAACGGCTGCTGCAAGTGCTTCTGCACCATCCCAAACTTTAGGAGCAATGACCACACAAACTTCAAGTGGTCATGCTGCGGCAAATAATTTACTGCCAGTACTTGATTTCTACAGTGGTGTACCAAAGAAGCCATCTCCCTTCTTGCACCAAACTGTTGCGAGATTTGAGAAGTATATTTCAGAGTGTCGTCAATGGATCGAAGAGTTGGAGCAGTTGCTTTTTTTAGATGAAAAGAACTCTTGCAATCCAAGTTCTTCGCTGTTACAATCCCTGCCTAAAGTCTTGGCAAATGTACATGACTATTTTGTTCATGTTGCAGCAAAG GTTGAAAGTATTCATCAGTATATTGAATCCATGAAAACCGCATATCTTGCTGACCAGCGCCGTCGAGGGGAGGGCAACAATCCATTTCTCGAGGCTGATCGACGGGAAACAGCTAAACAGGAGGCTGCCTCTCGAAGGATACACCCAACTCTTCACTTACCTGCAGTTTCAAATCCAACTGCTCAAGCTACTGGACCATTAAACAACTCAGCTGCACCTGTCTCATCAATGACAACCAGTGCTCCTGCTGCTGTATATGCTTCGAGTGGAAGTGCATCCTCACTCTTTTCTACTCCATCAATTGCGACATCATCTCCTTCTCTATTCTCCACTCCCACATCTTCTGCTCCAGTTTTGTCTTTGTTAGGAACCACAGCTTCCCCCCAGTCATCACCATTTAGTTCCTTATCTGCGTCATCCTCAGcatttcccatttccactcccTTGTTTAGTTCAACCCCAGCTTCTGGAGTCTCAACGTTTTCAACACCTTTTGCTACAG GTGCCGCAACTGGATCAGGAGCCAGCTTTGGGACTTTATCT AAGGCGAGAGCAAAAAGCCGCACTGGGCGTCGCTGA
- the LOC140974079 gene encoding nuclear pore complex protein NUP58-like isoform X5, with amino-acid sequence MAFSFTPQPQQQQSPFQSPLNQPNPFQQTTPSQPQQQPQSPFQFQLQQSQPQPQLQQPHPQQPQTQQQLYLLTNDKAPATYITKWAELHPDSQKVLHQIEERILGYRDESQRLDQCSRLYDSSISNNGFENDASSIMQQELGGISVAIDRQKAILQKLMTVVKDMLRNTEGAVRSFMILQPRFLHQNKTAAASASAPSQTLGAMTTQTSSGHAAANNLLPVLDFYSGVPKKPSPFLHQTVARFEKYISECRQWIEELEQLLFLDEKNSCNPSSSLLQSLPKVLANVHDYFVHVAAKVESIHQYIESMKTAYLADQRRRGEGNNPFLEADRRETAKQEAASRRIHPTLHLPAVSNPTAQATGPLNNSAAPVSSMTTSAPAAVYASSGSASSLFSTPSIATSSPSLFSTPTSSAPVLSLLGTTASPQSSPFSSLSASSSAFPISTPLFSSTPASGVSTFSTPFATGATGSGASFGTLSARAKSRTGRR; translated from the exons ATGGCATTCTCGTTCACTCCACAGCCACAGCAGCAGCAATCCCCTTTCCAGTCTCCGCTCAACCAACCCAATCCTTTCCAACAGACTACCCCATCGCAACCCCAACAGCAGCCTCAATCCCCGTTCCAGTTTCAACTCCAACAGTCACAACCGCAGCCGCAGCTCCAGCAACCGCACCCTCAGCAACCTCAGACACAGCAGCAGCTTTATCTTCTAACTAATGATAAAGCTCCCGCAACTTACATTACCAAATGGGCGGAGCTCCATCCCGACTCTCAAAAAGTTCTCCATCAAATTGA GGAGAGAATTTTGGGATACAGAGATGAGAGTCAGCGACTGGATCAGTGTAGCCGGCTCTATGATTCATCCATTTCCAACAACGGGTTTGAGAACGATGCCAGCTCTATCATGCAG CAGGAACTTGGAGGAATTAGTGTAGCTATAGATAGACAGAAGGCGATTCTACAAAAGCTAATGACTGTTGTCAAAGATATGCTACGAAACACAGAAGGGGCTGTCCGTTCCTTTATGATTTTACAGCCCAGATTTCTTCACCAAAATAAAACGGCTGCTGCAAGTGCTTCTGCACCATCCCAAACTTTAGGAGCAATGACCACACAAACTTCAAGTGGTCATGCTGCGGCAAATAATTTACTGCCAGTACTTGATTTCTACAGTGGTGTACCAAAGAAGCCATCTCCCTTCTTGCACCAAACTGTTGCGAGATTTGAGAAGTATATTTCAGAGTGTCGTCAATGGATCGAAGAGTTGGAGCAGTTGCTTTTTTTAGATGAAAAGAACTCTTGCAATCCAAGTTCTTCGCTGTTACAATCCCTGCCTAAAGTCTTGGCAAATGTACATGACTATTTTGTTCATGTTGCAGCAAAG GTTGAAAGTATTCATCAGTATATTGAATCCATGAAAACCGCATATCTTGCTGACCAGCGCCGTCGAGGGGAGGGCAACAATCCATTTCTCGAGGCTGATCGACGGGAAACAGCTAAACAGGAGGCTGCCTCTCGAAGGATACACCCAACTCTTCACTTACCTGCAGTTTCAAATCCAACTGCTCAAGCTACTGGACCATTAAACAACTCAGCTGCACCTGTCTCATCAATGACAACCAGTGCTCCTGCTGCTGTATATGCTTCGAGTGGAAGTGCATCCTCACTCTTTTCTACTCCATCAATTGCGACATCATCTCCTTCTCTATTCTCCACTCCCACATCTTCTGCTCCAGTTTTGTCTTTGTTAGGAACCACAGCTTCCCCCCAGTCATCACCATTTAGTTCCTTATCTGCGTCATCCTCAGcatttcccatttccactcccTTGTTTAGTTCAACCCCAGCTTCTGGAGTCTCAACGTTTTCAACACCTTTTGCTACAGGT GCAACTGGATCAGGAGCCAGCTTTGGGACTTTATCT GCGAGAGCAAAAAGCCGCACTGGGCGTCGCTGA
- the LOC140974079 gene encoding nuclear pore complex protein NUP58-like isoform X3 has protein sequence MAFSFTPQPQQQQSPFQSPLNQPNPFQQTTPSQPQQQPQSPFQFQLQQSQPQPQLQQPHPQQPQTQQQLYLLTNDKAPATYITKWAELHPDSQKVLHQIEERILGYRDESQRLDQCSRLYDSSISNNGFENDASSIMQQELGGISVAIDRQKAILQKLMTVVKDMLRNTEGAVRSFMILQPRFLHQNKTAAASASAPSQTLGAMTTQTSSGHAAANNLLPVLDFYSGVPKKPSPFLHQTVARFEKYISECRQWIEELEQLLFLDEKNSCNPSSSLLQSLPKVLANVHDYFVHVAAKVESIHQYIESMKTAYLADQRRRGEGNNPFLEADRRETAKQEAASRRIHPTLHLPAVSNPTAQATGPLNNSAAPVSSMTTSAPAAVYASSGSASSLFSTPSIATSSPSLFSTPTSSAPVLSLLGTTASPQSSPFSSLSASSSAFPISTPLFSSTPASGVSTFSTPFATGAATGSGASFGTLSARAKSRTGRR, from the exons ATGGCATTCTCGTTCACTCCACAGCCACAGCAGCAGCAATCCCCTTTCCAGTCTCCGCTCAACCAACCCAATCCTTTCCAACAGACTACCCCATCGCAACCCCAACAGCAGCCTCAATCCCCGTTCCAGTTTCAACTCCAACAGTCACAACCGCAGCCGCAGCTCCAGCAACCGCACCCTCAGCAACCTCAGACACAGCAGCAGCTTTATCTTCTAACTAATGATAAAGCTCCCGCAACTTACATTACCAAATGGGCGGAGCTCCATCCCGACTCTCAAAAAGTTCTCCATCAAATTGA GGAGAGAATTTTGGGATACAGAGATGAGAGTCAGCGACTGGATCAGTGTAGCCGGCTCTATGATTCATCCATTTCCAACAACGGGTTTGAGAACGATGCCAGCTCTATCATGCAG CAGGAACTTGGAGGAATTAGTGTAGCTATAGATAGACAGAAGGCGATTCTACAAAAGCTAATGACTGTTGTCAAAGATATGCTACGAAACACAGAAGGGGCTGTCCGTTCCTTTATGATTTTACAGCCCAGATTTCTTCACCAAAATAAAACGGCTGCTGCAAGTGCTTCTGCACCATCCCAAACTTTAGGAGCAATGACCACACAAACTTCAAGTGGTCATGCTGCGGCAAATAATTTACTGCCAGTACTTGATTTCTACAGTGGTGTACCAAAGAAGCCATCTCCCTTCTTGCACCAAACTGTTGCGAGATTTGAGAAGTATATTTCAGAGTGTCGTCAATGGATCGAAGAGTTGGAGCAGTTGCTTTTTTTAGATGAAAAGAACTCTTGCAATCCAAGTTCTTCGCTGTTACAATCCCTGCCTAAAGTCTTGGCAAATGTACATGACTATTTTGTTCATGTTGCAGCAAAG GTTGAAAGTATTCATCAGTATATTGAATCCATGAAAACCGCATATCTTGCTGACCAGCGCCGTCGAGGGGAGGGCAACAATCCATTTCTCGAGGCTGATCGACGGGAAACAGCTAAACAGGAGGCTGCCTCTCGAAGGATACACCCAACTCTTCACTTACCTGCAGTTTCAAATCCAACTGCTCAAGCTACTGGACCATTAAACAACTCAGCTGCACCTGTCTCATCAATGACAACCAGTGCTCCTGCTGCTGTATATGCTTCGAGTGGAAGTGCATCCTCACTCTTTTCTACTCCATCAATTGCGACATCATCTCCTTCTCTATTCTCCACTCCCACATCTTCTGCTCCAGTTTTGTCTTTGTTAGGAACCACAGCTTCCCCCCAGTCATCACCATTTAGTTCCTTATCTGCGTCATCCTCAGcatttcccatttccactcccTTGTTTAGTTCAACCCCAGCTTCTGGAGTCTCAACGTTTTCAACACCTTTTGCTACAG GTGCCGCAACTGGATCAGGAGCCAGCTTTGGGACTTTATCT GCGAGAGCAAAAAGCCGCACTGGGCGTCGCTGA
- the LOC140977865 gene encoding L-ascorbate oxidase homolog gives MREVVILLGILASLWIFSLVEAEDRTVYFTWIVEYGDISPLFIKQRGILINGQFPGPTVDVITNDNVWVTVVNKLDEPLLFTWNGINQRKSSWQDGVLGTNCPIPPNSNWTYKMQMKDQIGTYNYFPSTLLHRAAGGFGGFNILARSIIPVPYLKPYDEFTVLIGDWWKKDQEELQQILDSGNPFPSPDGLLINGNPDSTSFTVVPGQTYLFRVSNVGMTTSINFRIQGHKLALVEVEGSHTLPEMYDSLDIHVGQSSSFLVTINGAIDPLTDYFIVASTRFMRPTLTATAILHLQGSKTAASRELPAAPIGQFHWSMKQARTIRWNTTANAARPNPQGSYHYGSINITRTVILANSRAEINGKLRYAVNKVSYVNPETPLKLADYYNMTGVFTNSSIDSLPAGPVVLGTPVLSVILHDFVEIVFQNNESYIQTWHLDGNSFWSVGFGSGQWNPALRSRFYNIYNAVSRSTVQVYPYSWSAIFVSFDNKGMWNLRSANWQRRYLGQELYVKVWNDEPSRSTENGIPDNVIYCGKAKRRN, from the exons ATGAGAGAGGTCGTCATCCTACTCGGAATCTTGGCCTCTTTATGGATCTTTTCGCTTGTGGAGGCTGAAGATAGAACTGTATATTTTACGTGGATCGTGGAGTATGGAGATATTTCTCCCCTCTTCATCAAACAAAGG GGAATTCTTATCAATGGACAATTTCCAGGTCCTACAGTTGATGTCATAACTAATGACAATGTATGGGTCACTGTTGTAAATAAATTGGATGAACCTCTGCTGTTCACGtg GAATGGAATCAATCAAAGAAAGTCCTCATGGCAAGATGGagtccttggaaccaactgccCGATTCCTCCCAACTCAAACTGGACATACAAAATGCAGATGAAAGATCAGATCGGAACTTACAACTACTTCCCTTCTACATTGTTGCACAGAGCTGCTGGCGGTTTCGGGGGTTTCAATATCTTGGCCAGGTCTATCATTCCAGTGCCGTATCTTAAACCATACGACGAATTTACAGTACTTATCGGTGACTGGTGGAAGAAAGATCAAGAG GAATTGCAACAGATATTGGACTCAGGGAACCCCTTTCCATCTCCTGACGGTCTACTCATAAACGGGAATCCTGATTCTACCTCCTTCACTGTTGTTCCAG GCCAAACGTATCTATTTAGAGTGTCTAACGTAGGAATGACGACATCGATTAATTTCAGAATCCAGGGCCATAAACTGGCCCTGGTAGAAGTTGAAGGATCCCACACTCTCCCGGAAATGTACGACTCGCTAGACATTCATGTGGGCCAATCCAGCTCATTTTTGGTGACGATAAATGGTGCCATTGATCCGTTAACAGATTATTTCATCGTCGCCTCCACCCGTTTTATGAGGCCTACACTCACTGCCACTGCAATCCTTCATCTTCAAGGCTCGAAAACTGCAGCTTCTAGGGAATTACCTGCTGCTCCAATTGGCCAATTTCACTGGTCCATGAAGCAAGCTAGAACCATCAG ATGGAACACTACAGCAAACGCAGCCAGGCCAAACCCCCAGGGATCATACCACTATGGCAGCATAAACATAACAAGAACAGTCATACTAGCCAACTCTCGTGCCGAAATCAACGGAAAGCTGAGATACGCAGTTAACAAAGTTTCTTACGTTAACCCAGAGACCCCGTTAAAGCTCGCTGATTACTACAATATGACTGGTGTTTTCACAAATTCATCCATTGACAGCCTTCCTGCCGGCCCTGTAGTTCTTGGCACCCCAGTTTTAAGCGTTATTCTGCACGATTTTGTGGAGATAGTCTTTCAGAATAATGAATCTTACATTCAGACTTGGCATCTGGATGGTAACAGTTTCTGGAGTGTTGG GTTTGGTAGTGGGCAGTGGAATCCTGCATTGAGGTCACGCTTCTACAACATTTATAACGCCGTCTCTAGAAGTACTGTTCAG GTGTATCCATATTCTTGGAGTGCAATATTTGTTTCGTTCGATAACAAGGGGATGTGGAATTTGAGGTCTGCGAATTGGCAACGGCGATATTTAGGACAAGAACTGTACGTTAAAGTGTGGAACGATGAGCCCAGCCGCTCCACAGAAAATGGGATCCCCGATAATGTGATATATTGTGGCAAGGCTAAGCGTAGGAACTAG
- the LOC140974079 gene encoding nuclear pore complex protein NUP58-like isoform X4, translated as MAFSFTPQPQQQQSPFQSPLNQPNPFQQTTPSQPQQQPQSPFQFQLQQSQPQPQLQQPHPQQPQTQQQLYLLTNDKAPATYITKWAELHPDSQKVLHQIEERILGYRDESQRLDQCSRLYDSSISNNGFENDASSIMQQELGGISVAIDRQKAILQKLMTVVKDMLRNTEGAVRSFMILQPRFLHQNKTAAASASAPSQTLGAMTTQTSSGHAAANNLLPVLDFYSGVPKKPSPFLHQTVARFEKYISECRQWIEELEQLLFLDEKNSCNPSSSLLQSLPKVLANVHDYFVHVAAKVESIHQYIESMKTAYLADQRRRGEGNNPFLEADRRETAKQEAASRRIHPTLHLPAVSNPTAQATGPLNNSAAPVSSMTTSAPAAVYASSGSASSLFSTPSIATSSPSLFSTPTSSAPVLSLLGTTASPQSSPFSSLSASSSAFPISTPLFSSTPASGVSTFSTPFATGATGSGASFGTLSKARAKSRTGRR; from the exons ATGGCATTCTCGTTCACTCCACAGCCACAGCAGCAGCAATCCCCTTTCCAGTCTCCGCTCAACCAACCCAATCCTTTCCAACAGACTACCCCATCGCAACCCCAACAGCAGCCTCAATCCCCGTTCCAGTTTCAACTCCAACAGTCACAACCGCAGCCGCAGCTCCAGCAACCGCACCCTCAGCAACCTCAGACACAGCAGCAGCTTTATCTTCTAACTAATGATAAAGCTCCCGCAACTTACATTACCAAATGGGCGGAGCTCCATCCCGACTCTCAAAAAGTTCTCCATCAAATTGA GGAGAGAATTTTGGGATACAGAGATGAGAGTCAGCGACTGGATCAGTGTAGCCGGCTCTATGATTCATCCATTTCCAACAACGGGTTTGAGAACGATGCCAGCTCTATCATGCAG CAGGAACTTGGAGGAATTAGTGTAGCTATAGATAGACAGAAGGCGATTCTACAAAAGCTAATGACTGTTGTCAAAGATATGCTACGAAACACAGAAGGGGCTGTCCGTTCCTTTATGATTTTACAGCCCAGATTTCTTCACCAAAATAAAACGGCTGCTGCAAGTGCTTCTGCACCATCCCAAACTTTAGGAGCAATGACCACACAAACTTCAAGTGGTCATGCTGCGGCAAATAATTTACTGCCAGTACTTGATTTCTACAGTGGTGTACCAAAGAAGCCATCTCCCTTCTTGCACCAAACTGTTGCGAGATTTGAGAAGTATATTTCAGAGTGTCGTCAATGGATCGAAGAGTTGGAGCAGTTGCTTTTTTTAGATGAAAAGAACTCTTGCAATCCAAGTTCTTCGCTGTTACAATCCCTGCCTAAAGTCTTGGCAAATGTACATGACTATTTTGTTCATGTTGCAGCAAAG GTTGAAAGTATTCATCAGTATATTGAATCCATGAAAACCGCATATCTTGCTGACCAGCGCCGTCGAGGGGAGGGCAACAATCCATTTCTCGAGGCTGATCGACGGGAAACAGCTAAACAGGAGGCTGCCTCTCGAAGGATACACCCAACTCTTCACTTACCTGCAGTTTCAAATCCAACTGCTCAAGCTACTGGACCATTAAACAACTCAGCTGCACCTGTCTCATCAATGACAACCAGTGCTCCTGCTGCTGTATATGCTTCGAGTGGAAGTGCATCCTCACTCTTTTCTACTCCATCAATTGCGACATCATCTCCTTCTCTATTCTCCACTCCCACATCTTCTGCTCCAGTTTTGTCTTTGTTAGGAACCACAGCTTCCCCCCAGTCATCACCATTTAGTTCCTTATCTGCGTCATCCTCAGcatttcccatttccactcccTTGTTTAGTTCAACCCCAGCTTCTGGAGTCTCAACGTTTTCAACACCTTTTGCTACAGGT GCAACTGGATCAGGAGCCAGCTTTGGGACTTTATCT AAGGCGAGAGCAAAAAGCCGCACTGGGCGTCGCTGA